Below is a genomic region from Sinobacterium norvegicum.
TGAAGCCTTTTATAAATAAACCGTTCGCTGCACCGCTTTGAAGAATGACGCAGGCCTTGCCTTGTCATTCCTCGACCAACCGCCTAATTCTTCCTCACAAGCCCCCTCCTGTTAACAAGCCCAATACCCAGCTCAACAATAATTGACCGGCGTCAAACTGTTTGACGGTTGCCACATTAGCGATGAATATCACTATCCATAGCAAGGTCTAGCCCTTTTCAGCCGATTATAATTGGCCACTTGATAAAGTGATGATGAGGTGTGCCATGTTTTATCTACACATGCTGTTACTGTTAAGTGTTATTTTTGTCGGCATACGCCACGGTGGCATTGCCTTTGGCTTACTCGGCGGTTTAGGCGTCTCTATTTTAGCCTTTGTCTTCGGCATCGCTCCGGGTACGCCACCGATCAGTGTCATGCTGATAATTCTGGCTGTCGTTGCCGCCTCGGCGACACTGGAGGCCACCGGCGGTCTCAAGCTACTGGTTAGATATGCCGAGAAGCTGCTGCGCAAACACCCCAATCAAATTGTTTTTCTTGGACCACTGTGTACCTATTCCCTCACCGTTTTAGTCGGTACCGGCCATTCGGTCTACCCGCTGTTGCCGGTGATTTACGATGTTGCCTACAAGAAAGGCATTCGCCCCGAGCGGCCGATGGCAATGGCAACCATCGCCTCACAAATGGGTATCACAGCCAGCCCAATTGCGGCGGCAGCGGCAGTGGTCATGGCAACGGCGGCCGACAACAATCTGGATATCGGCCTTATCAATGTGTTATTGGTCACCATCCCTGCAACGCTTATCGGTGTGCTTGCCGGTTGTTTTTGGAGTTTGCGACGCGGCTGTGACTTAGACAAAGACCCGGCATTTCTTGCCCGCTGTGAAGACCCAGAATTCAAGTCACAATTAATCGATGAGCAGGATCAGGCTGGTGATAACAGCATCCAACCCATGGCCAAAAAAGGCCTGGGCATTTTCCTCGCCGGTATTGCCACGGTTATCATGGTTGCACTGTTTGGTAACAGTCTCGGGCTGCTGCCCGAGGGAGTTAACATGTCGGTGGCGATACAATTTTTAATGCTATCGGTCGGTGCCGTCATTATACTAACCACCAAGGTTGACCCCAAAAAAATCGTCAACAGCAACGTCTTTATCGCCGGTATGACGGCGGTCATTATTATCTTTGGTATTGCCTGGATGAGCGATACTATTATCGGCCATCACAAGGTCTATTTAATCAGCCTGGTCAGCGATCTGGTCGCCGAGCTGCCATGGACTTTTGCCATCGCCATGTTTTTGGTGTCGATTTTTCTTAAAAGCCAGGCCGCGGTATTGGTGATTATGCTGCCGCTGGGGTTTTCGATGGGGATTCCAGCCGAGGTGTTGATCGGCGTGCTGCCAGCCTGTTATGCCTACTTCTTCTTCCCCTTCTACCCCAGCGACTTAGCCGCCATTACCTTCGATCGCTCAGGCACTACTCAGATTGGTAAATACGTGCTCAACCACAGCTTTTTATTACCCGGCTTCATCGGTGTAACCACCGCGACAATCACAGGCTATCTGATCTCGATTACCATTAATTAAACCGACACAGAGACGCAACAGCAAGGACGCTGACAAGCCCTCTACAGCGGCGCTTTTATAGACAAAGCAATTTTCAACCACTGCGCCGCCCTCCCCATCGCCCAATTTTGATCTTCCATTTATCATCCTGCGTGCTATTATTAAACACCGTTAGTTAATTAGCTAAAACTAACGAGAAGTTCATCAAAAGGCTTTTGCTGCACATGCTGAAAGGTTTGGCGAGTGAGCAATTATAACAATAATCTTCATAGCCTCGACAACGCCGTCTGTGTTGTTATCGCCATAACAATAGGACCCTGCCTGTATGTCTTTTTCTAAAGTTGCCACCGATATCAAACGTCCCTTTGCAGTGACGTTGATTAATACCGTCGGCCGATTATTAAACACGGTGGGCATTACTGCTGTCCGTTTAGACGAGCAAAAATTGCTGAACAAAGCACAGAAAAACACTGGTCTGAGTGACTTCGGCGACGATGATTTTAGAGAGGGGCTGACCGTTTTACTCCACTCTTTAGAGCATGAGGCCGAGCTCAACCTGCTGGGCCGAATCATGGCTTACAAGCAGGTACTGAATTTATTAAAAAATAGATTATTGATTACCGACACACTGAAGAAAAACCCTGAGATTGAACAAATAGACATTGCCAAGCCGATGATTATCGCCGGCCTACCACGCACCGGAACGACTATTCTTCAGGGCTTATTAGCCGCCGACCCGGACAGCCGCGTATTAAAATTTTGGGAGGGGGCGCAGCCCTGCCCGCCGGCCTCGGGGCCAGACAACCGTATTGCCGACAGCAAGAAAGACATGGATATTTTATGCCAGTTCATTCCGGGATTTCAGGCGATCCACTCTGTCGGCGCCGAACTGCCGCAGGAATGCCTGACCCTGATGGCCATCAACTTTACCAGCGCCCAGTTTGAATTGAATTTTAATGTGCCCAGTTACCAGGAGTGGTATTTCAACCGCGACTTAAGCAAAACATTTATCTTTCATAAAAAATGCCTACAGCTACTACAGTTTTATCAGCCCGGTCAACATTGGGTATTAAAAACACCACCCCATGTCAGCGCGGTAGAACCATTACTGGCGATTTATCCCGACGCTCGCATATTACAAACCCACCGCGACCCGGCAAAGGTGATGATCTCTGTCTCCAGTCTCTACTATGCCCTGCACGCCTTGGGCTCAGATACCGTGACGCCGACAATGATAGGGGCGTTAGAGGTCAAAAACTGGGCCAGACACCTAGAGAT
It encodes:
- a CDS encoding anaerobic C4-dicarboxylate transporter, with amino-acid sequence MFYLHMLLLLSVIFVGIRHGGIAFGLLGGLGVSILAFVFGIAPGTPPISVMLIILAVVAASATLEATGGLKLLVRYAEKLLRKHPNQIVFLGPLCTYSLTVLVGTGHSVYPLLPVIYDVAYKKGIRPERPMAMATIASQMGITASPIAAAAAVVMATAADNNLDIGLINVLLVTIPATLIGVLAGCFWSLRRGCDLDKDPAFLARCEDPEFKSQLIDEQDQAGDNSIQPMAKKGLGIFLAGIATVIMVALFGNSLGLLPEGVNMSVAIQFLMLSVGAVIILTTKVDPKKIVNSNVFIAGMTAVIIIFGIAWMSDTIIGHHKVYLISLVSDLVAELPWTFAIAMFLVSIFLKSQAAVLVIMLPLGFSMGIPAEVLIGVLPACYAYFFFPFYPSDLAAITFDRSGTTQIGKYVLNHSFLLPGFIGVTTATITGYLISITIN
- a CDS encoding sulfotransferase family protein; amino-acid sequence: MSFSKVATDIKRPFAVTLINTVGRLLNTVGITAVRLDEQKLLNKAQKNTGLSDFGDDDFREGLTVLLHSLEHEAELNLLGRIMAYKQVLNLLKNRLLITDTLKKNPEIEQIDIAKPMIIAGLPRTGTTILQGLLAADPDSRVLKFWEGAQPCPPASGPDNRIADSKKDMDILCQFIPGFQAIHSVGAELPQECLTLMAINFTSAQFELNFNVPSYQEWYFNRDLSKTFIFHKKCLQLLQFYQPGQHWVLKTPPHVSAVEPLLAIYPDARILQTHRDPAKVMISVSSLYYALHALGSDTVTPTMIGALEVKNWARHLEISMQARDRLGDKAEQIYDVYFDDLLDTPVAEIKKIYNHFNMTWSDTLEQTLNTFMAQNTREKHGKHAYSAEMFGLNEDELDEAFSAYRQRFNISKNNR